A single window of Brevundimonas naejangsanensis DNA harbors:
- a CDS encoding NAD-dependent deacylase, whose amino-acid sequence MNLVVLTGAGVSAESGVPTFRASDGLWEGHRVEAVATPEGFAANPALVQDFYNQRRRQLATVHPNAAHRALADLAARWTGEFLLVTQNVDDLHDRAHADTPPAPGFELIHMHGELKKARCTASGVVCDWAGDLAPAHASPHHPRGTLRPHIVWFGEIPLEMERIEAALARCDLFVSIGTSGAVYPAAGFVQLARMAGARTVEINLEPTQGARLFDEGVYGPASETVPGFFGTL is encoded by the coding sequence ATGAACCTTGTCGTCCTGACCGGCGCCGGCGTCTCGGCCGAGAGCGGCGTGCCGACCTTCCGCGCCTCGGACGGTCTGTGGGAGGGACACCGCGTCGAGGCGGTGGCGACGCCCGAAGGCTTCGCGGCCAACCCGGCCCTGGTGCAGGACTTCTACAATCAGCGACGGCGACAACTGGCCACCGTCCACCCCAATGCCGCGCACCGAGCCTTGGCCGATCTGGCGGCGCGCTGGACGGGCGAGTTCCTGCTGGTGACCCAGAACGTCGACGACCTGCACGACCGCGCGCACGCGGACACGCCGCCCGCACCGGGCTTCGAGCTGATCCACATGCACGGCGAGCTGAAGAAGGCGCGCTGCACCGCCTCGGGCGTCGTCTGCGACTGGGCCGGCGACCTGGCGCCCGCCCACGCCTCGCCGCATCACCCGCGCGGCACCTTGCGCCCGCACATCGTCTGGTTCGGCGAGATCCCGCTGGAGATGGAGCGGATCGAAGCGGCGCTGGCGCGATGCGACCTGTTCGTCTCGATCGGCACCTCGGGCGCGGTCTATCCGGCGGCGGGCTTCGTCCAGCTGGCGCGTATGGCCGGGGCGCGGACGGTGGAGATCAACCTGGAGCCGACGCAGGGCGCGCGCCTGTTCGACGAGGGCGTCTACGGCCCCGCCAGCGAGACCGTGCCGGGGTTCTTCGGGACGCTGTAA
- a CDS encoding LysR family transcriptional regulator, which yields MSRWDGIDEFTAVAEQASFSAAAKRLGLSTSAVSREIARLEDRLQTRLLHRTTRRVELTDAGRDFLARCRRLIDERDEALAAVQPDDQAPRGLLRMTCSVSYGERFIAPAVNAFARQNPELRIELDLDNRLRDLVGDGYDLAVRFGHLTDSRLMARRLASRRLILCASPDYLARRGAPRDLSEIASHDGLIGSAEHWRFTEAGREVSLRPTGRWRCNSGAAVLDAALQGLGLCQLPDFYVAEAVASGALFSLLDEARPPDEGVWAVHPHPRHVPPKVHAMIDWLHESLAQRSPA from the coding sequence ATGAGCCGATGGGACGGGATCGACGAATTCACCGCTGTCGCCGAACAGGCCAGCTTCTCGGCCGCCGCCAAGCGGCTGGGCCTGTCCACATCCGCCGTCAGCCGCGAGATCGCGCGGCTGGAGGATCGGCTGCAGACGCGCCTGCTTCACCGCACCACCCGCCGGGTCGAGCTGACCGACGCAGGCCGCGACTTCCTGGCCCGCTGCCGCCGCCTGATCGACGAACGCGACGAGGCCCTGGCCGCCGTCCAGCCCGACGATCAGGCCCCGCGCGGCCTGCTGCGCATGACCTGTTCGGTCTCCTATGGCGAGCGGTTCATCGCCCCCGCCGTCAACGCCTTCGCACGCCAGAACCCGGAACTGCGCATCGAGCTGGATCTGGACAACCGCCTGCGCGACCTGGTCGGCGACGGCTATGATCTGGCGGTGCGCTTCGGCCACCTGACCGACTCCCGGCTGATGGCGCGGCGGCTGGCCTCGCGGCGGCTGATCCTGTGCGCCAGCCCCGACTATCTGGCGCGGCGCGGCGCCCCGCGCGACCTGTCCGAGATCGCCAGCCACGACGGCCTGATCGGCTCGGCCGAGCACTGGCGCTTCACCGAGGCCGGACGCGAGGTCAGCCTTCGCCCCACCGGCCGCTGGCGCTGCAACTCCGGCGCGGCGGTGCTGGACGCGGCGCTGCAAGGGCTGGGCCTGTGCCAGCTGCCCGACTTCTACGTCGCCGAGGCGGTGGCCAGCGGCGCCCTCTTCTCCCTGCTGGACGAAGCCCGCCCGCCCGACGAAGGCGTCTGGGCCGTCCACCCCCACCCCCGCCACGTCCCGCCCAAGGTCCACGCCATGATCGACTGGCTGCACGAAAGTCTCGCCCAAAGGAGCCCCGCATGA
- a CDS encoding S-(hydroxymethyl)glutathione dehydrogenase/class III alcohol dehydrogenase, producing MKTRAAVAFEAKRPLEIVEVDLEGPRAGEVLVEIKATGVCHTDAYTLDGLDSEGIFPSILGHEGAGVVVEVGPGVTSVEVGDHVIPLYTPECRQCKSCLSRKTNLCTSIRATQGKGLMPDGTSRFSYKGQAIAHYMGCSTFSNYTVLPEIALAKIRKDAPFDKACYVGCGVTTGVGAVTNTAKVTPGSNCVVFGLGGIGLNVIQGLKMVGADKIIGVDINNDKEEWGRRFGMTDFINPKNVSDVVAEVVRLTDGGADYTFDCTGNTDVMRQALESCHRGWGESIIIGVAEAGKEIATRPFQLVTGRVWKGSAFGGARGRTDTPKIVDWYMDGKIEIDPMITHTFALEDINKAFDLMHEGKSIRSVIVF from the coding sequence ATGAAAACCCGCGCCGCCGTCGCCTTCGAAGCCAAACGCCCGCTTGAGATCGTCGAGGTTGATTTGGAAGGGCCGCGCGCCGGCGAGGTGCTGGTCGAGATCAAGGCGACCGGGGTGTGCCACACCGACGCCTATACGCTGGACGGCCTGGATTCCGAGGGCATCTTCCCGTCGATCCTCGGCCACGAGGGCGCGGGCGTGGTGGTGGAAGTCGGGCCCGGCGTAACCTCGGTCGAGGTCGGCGATCACGTGATCCCGCTGTACACGCCGGAATGCCGCCAGTGTAAGTCGTGCCTGTCGCGCAAGACCAACCTGTGCACCTCGATCCGCGCGACCCAGGGCAAGGGCCTCATGCCCGACGGCACCTCGCGCTTCAGCTACAAGGGCCAGGCGATCGCCCACTACATGGGCTGCTCGACCTTCTCGAACTATACGGTGCTGCCCGAGATCGCCCTGGCCAAGATCCGCAAGGACGCCCCGTTCGATAAGGCCTGCTACGTCGGCTGCGGCGTGACCACGGGCGTGGGCGCCGTGACCAACACGGCCAAGGTGACGCCGGGCTCCAACTGCGTGGTCTTCGGTCTGGGCGGCATCGGCCTGAACGTCATTCAGGGTCTGAAGATGGTCGGCGCCGACAAGATCATCGGCGTCGACATCAACAACGACAAGGAAGAGTGGGGCCGTCGCTTCGGCATGACGGACTTCATCAATCCGAAGAACGTCTCCGACGTGGTGGCCGAGGTGGTGCGCCTGACCGACGGCGGCGCCGATTACACCTTCGACTGCACCGGCAACACCGACGTCATGCGCCAGGCGCTGGAATCCTGCCACCGCGGCTGGGGCGAGAGCATCATCATCGGCGTGGCCGAGGCGGGCAAGGAGATCGCCACCCGTCCGTTCCAACTGGTCACCGGCCGCGTCTGGAAGGGCTCGGCCTTCGGCGGCGCGCGCGGCCGCACCGACACGCCCAAGATCGTCGACTGGTACATGGACGGCAAGATCGAGATCGACCCGATGATCACCCACACCTTCGCCCTGGAAGACATCAACAAGGCCTTCGACCTGATGCACGAAGGCAAGAGCATCCGTTCGGTTATCGTCTTCTAA